In Candidatus Eisenbacteria bacterium, the genomic stretch GAGTACGGGTTATCATTGACGGCCAGGTGAGAAAGCTTGATGTGTGCACGAACTGCCTCAAGTCAGATGCAGTGCAGAAAGGGATTAGGGCCGCAAGGAAAACTGCCTAGAGTTATCTCTGGGACGGCACACTA encodes the following:
- the rpmB gene encoding 50S ribosomal protein L28; the encoded protein is MAKKCDICGKGGQFGSAVSHAHNVTKRRWLPNLQRVRVIIDGQVRKLDVCTNCLKSDAVQKGIRAARKTA